In Candidatus Binatia bacterium, one genomic interval encodes:
- a CDS encoding LLM class F420-dependent oxidoreductase, with translation MKIGLCFFPTDDSIHPAELATAAEERGIESVWLAEHSHIPVTDGTPGPGGPGLPREYYAVADPFVSLGIMAGATEELLLGTGVCLVPQRDVFQLAKEVATIDFFSGGRFLFGVGGGWNAPEIEDHGTDPAVRFGVMRERIEAMKVLWTEEKAEYHGKHVDFGPCFAWPKPFQKPNPPIHVGGTSIKRAVRYGDGWIPLAGLGDGDPVNRMEELRTELEKAGRSPDGFEVSIYFCPADEDYLGRCRDAGITRGLFGLPSDGRDSALAALDGYAKLVG, from the coding sequence ATGAAGATCGGGCTCTGCTTCTTCCCCACCGATGATTCCATTCACCCCGCCGAGCTGGCGACCGCGGCCGAAGAGCGTGGCATCGAGTCGGTGTGGCTCGCCGAGCACTCACACATTCCGGTCACGGATGGGACGCCGGGCCCCGGTGGTCCGGGACTACCGCGGGAGTACTACGCGGTGGCGGATCCGTTCGTCTCCCTGGGAATCATGGCGGGTGCGACGGAGGAGCTTCTGCTGGGCACCGGCGTCTGTCTGGTTCCGCAGCGCGACGTGTTCCAGCTCGCGAAAGAGGTCGCGACGATCGACTTCTTCTCGGGCGGTCGCTTTCTCTTCGGCGTGGGCGGTGGGTGGAACGCTCCGGAGATCGAGGACCACGGGACCGACCCGGCGGTTCGCTTCGGTGTGATGCGGGAGCGGATCGAGGCGATGAAGGTGCTGTGGACCGAGGAGAAGGCCGAGTACCACGGGAAGCACGTCGACTTCGGACCTTGCTTCGCGTGGCCGAAGCCCTTCCAGAAGCCGAATCCGCCGATCCACGTCGGCGGCACGTCGATCAAGCGGGCAGTGCGCTACGGCGATGGCTGGATTCCCCTCGCCGGACTCGGCGACGGGGACCCGGTGAACCGGATGGAGGAGCTTCGCACCGAGTTGGAGAAGGCCGGCAGGAGCCCCGACGGGTTCGAGGTGTCGATCTACTTCTGTCCGGCGGACGAAGACTATCTCGGACGATGCCGCGACGCCGGAATCACGCGGGGGCTCTTCGGCTTACCGTCCGACGGACGCGATTCCGCGCTCGCCGCTCTGGACGGGTACGCGAAGCTCGTCGGCTGA
- a CDS encoding DUF1214 domain-containing protein yields the protein MSEKNTEAERRLLSGDAWREFCDRLKSVGERILEDDFPNDPTLRAEGFRHLTRLTTYALQWYVDFHDPEFPTFHRYDDDTIKWGGPNTDNHYLRAKIDPRGTYRVRLDTTGLRNLILSTPEGEMQLEQYRVFQERSLQDLAIDDDGNLEIWLSSDEQPKNWVPLHPDVDHVLVRLYVTDWENDAVPPVSIDRLGFEGKAPGRLEPAVVNDRLEKAIHWVEQSVVFWNRFLAARRERSGDNALSPPSSVPGGAADILYGGGWYRLEDGEGLLIECDRPNARYWSFQLYSAPWFESLDVTNRICSLNGEQMQVDADGRFRLVVSATDPHIPNWLDTEGRPDGMVSYRWIWSDDAAVPQASVVRLEDLRRHLPAETPSFGGDERRSQIERRRAGVTRRFRR from the coding sequence ATGAGCGAGAAAAACACCGAGGCTGAACGGCGACTCCTCTCCGGCGACGCGTGGCGCGAATTCTGCGACCGCCTCAAAAGCGTCGGCGAACGAATCCTCGAGGACGACTTTCCGAACGACCCGACGCTCCGCGCCGAAGGCTTTCGACATCTCACGCGGCTCACCACGTACGCCCTCCAGTGGTACGTCGACTTCCACGACCCCGAGTTCCCGACCTTCCACCGATACGACGACGACACGATCAAATGGGGCGGTCCCAACACCGACAACCACTACCTCCGCGCCAAGATCGACCCACGCGGGACCTATCGCGTGCGACTCGACACCACAGGCCTTCGAAATCTCATCCTGTCGACCCCCGAAGGAGAGATGCAGCTCGAGCAGTACCGAGTCTTCCAGGAGCGCAGCCTGCAGGATCTCGCCATCGACGATGACGGCAACCTCGAGATCTGGCTTTCGTCGGACGAGCAGCCGAAGAACTGGGTCCCGCTCCATCCCGACGTAGACCATGTACTCGTCCGACTGTACGTCACGGACTGGGAGAACGACGCGGTCCCGCCGGTCTCGATTGACCGTCTCGGGTTCGAAGGAAAGGCGCCGGGACGCCTTGAGCCCGCGGTGGTGAACGATAGGCTCGAAAAAGCGATCCATTGGGTCGAGCAGAGCGTCGTCTTCTGGAACCGCTTCCTTGCCGCTCGTCGCGAGAGAAGCGGCGACAACGCACTCTCTCCTCCGTCATCGGTCCCGGGAGGGGCTGCCGACATTCTGTACGGAGGCGGCTGGTATCGCCTCGAAGACGGCGAGGGTCTTCTCATCGAATGCGACCGCCCGAACGCACGCTACTGGTCCTTCCAACTCTACTCCGCGCCCTGGTTCGAATCGCTCGACGTCACCAACCGCATCTGCAGCCTCAACGGTGAGCAGATGCAGGTCGATGCGGACGGTCGCTTCCGACTGGTCGTATCGGCGACCGATCCTCACATCCCGAACTGGCTCGACACCGAAGGTCGGCCGGACGGCATGGTCTCGTACCGCTGGATCTGGTCGGACGACGCCGCGGTTCCGCAGGCATCCGTCGTCCGGCTCGAAGACCTTCGTCGTCACCTCCCCGCAGAAACGCCCTCGTTCGGCGGCGACGAGCGGCGCTCGCAGATTGAGCGACGGCGGGCCGGCGTGACGAGGAGATTCCGGCGATGA